Part of the Planococcus plakortidis genome is shown below.
TTATTTCAACGTATGTATTGAAATTCATCGTGTCGGTGCTGGATACGCCGTTCGGCTATATCGCGAAGAAAATTCGGCCGCTCGATGAACAGGAGGCCGTGCGATGATCGAATTGTTCGTGGACGCATCGACTGCTGGCGGTGTCAACGTCAGCGCAGTCGGCGTATTTTTAAGAGGCGAAGGGCATTCCATCAAATGGAGTGAATACGTCGGCGAAATGGATAATCACCAGGCCGAATTCACGGCGCTATTAAAAGGGCTGGAGCTCGCTCGTCCGCTCGCGACCGGCATGGTGTCCATCAAATCGGACTCAAAACTCGTCGTTGACGCCTTCGAAAAACGCTTTGTGAAAAATCCGGTCTACAAAAAATTGCTGGACGAGTCCTTGTCGATTGCGGACGAATTCGATTATTGCTTCATCAAATGGATCCCCGATTCCCAGAACAAGGCGGCTCACACACTTGCTAACGACAAACTAAAAGAGCATAAATAAAGAAAGCAGCCGTTCAACTTTGAGCGGCTGCTTTTTGCTTTGGGCATGCCAGGTACATGCGATTCTGATATGATGGTGACATACTGATTTACTGGAGGCTATTTATGAGATCGAAACTAGGAACCGCACTCGATATTTTCATCATCCTGATCGGCCCATTCATCATCTATGCACGCATCGTAGACATCATGCAAAACGGCGTATCGCTCTATCCCTTATTATCGGTGATCATCGTCGGGCTTGCACTCGCTTTCGCCGTCTACAATTTGA
Proteins encoded:
- a CDS encoding ribonuclease HI family protein, whose amino-acid sequence is MIELFVDASTAGGVNVSAVGVFLRGEGHSIKWSEYVGEMDNHQAEFTALLKGLELARPLATGMVSIKSDSKLVVDAFEKRFVKNPVYKKLLDESLSIADEFDYCFIKWIPDSQNKAAHTLANDKLKEHK